One genomic region from Magallana gigas chromosome 3, xbMagGiga1.1, whole genome shotgun sequence encodes:
- the LOC105327516 gene encoding soma ferritin-like (stop codon completed by the addition of 3' A residues to the mRNA) — MAESQCRQNYHQESEAGINRQINMELYACYTYQSMAYYFDRDDVALPGFSKFFKNSSDEEREHAEKLMKYQNKRGGRVVLQDIKKPDRDEWGTGLDAMQVALQLEKTVNQSLLDLHKVADSHQDAQMCDFLETHYLEEQVNAIKEISDHITQLKRVGSGLGEYEYDRRLDS, encoded by the exons ATGGCCGAATCCCAATGTCGCCAAAATTACCACCAGGAGAGCGAAGCTGGCATCAACCGCCAAATCAACATGGAACTGTATGCCTGCTATACCTACCAGTCCATG GCCTACTACTTCGATAGAGATGATGTGGCCCTTCCTGGATTCAGCAAGTTCTTCAAGAATTCATCAGATGAAGAACGGGAACATGCTGAAAAACTGATGAAGTACCAGAACAAGAGAGGAGGGCGTGTCGTGCTCCAAGACATCAAG AAACCCGACCGTGATGAGTGGGGCACCGGCTTGGACGCCATGCAGGTGGCGCTACAGCTGGAGAAGACTGTGAACCAGTCTCTGCTTGACCTTCACAAGGTCGCTGACAGTCACCAGGATGCACAG ATGTGCGATTTCCTTGAGACCCACTACTTGGAGGAGCAAGTGAACGCCATCAAGGAGATATCGGACCACATCACTCAGTTGAAGAGAGTGGGCAGTGGGCTGGGAGAGTATGAATACGATCGCCGCCTCGACTCGTA
- the LOC105327516 gene encoding soma ferritin-like isoform X1: MAESQCRQNYHQESEAGINRQINMELYACYTYQSMAYYFDRDDVALPGFSKFFKNSSDEEREHAEKLMKYQNKRGGRVVLQDIKKPDRDEWGTGLDAMQVALQLEKTVNQSLLDLHKVADSHQDAQMCDFLETHYLEEQVNAIKEISDHITQLKRVGSGLGEYEYDRRLDS, translated from the exons ATGGCCGAATCCCAATGTCGCCAAAATTACCACCAGGAGAGCGAAGCTGGCATCAACCGCCAAATCAACATGGAACTGTATGCCTGCTATACCTACCAGTCCATG GCCTACTACTTCGATAGAGATGATGTGGCCCTTCCTGGATTCAGCAAGTTCTTCAAGAATTCATCAGATGAAGAACGGGAACATGCTGAAAAACTGATGAAGTACCAGAACAAGAGAGGAGGGCGTGTCGTGCTCCAAGACATCAAG AAACCCGACCGTGATGAGTGGGGCACCGGCTTGGACGCCATGCAGGTGGCGCTACAGCTGGAGAAGACTGTGAACCAGTCTCTGCTTGACCTTCACAAGGTCGCTGACAGTCACCAGGATGCACAG ATGTGCGATTTCCTTGAGACCCACTACTTGGAGGAGCAAGTGAACGCCATCAAGGAGATATCGGACCACATCACTCAGTTGAAGAGAGTGGGCAGTGGGCTGGGAGAGTATGAATACGATCGCCGCCTCGACTCGTAG